From the genome of Chromatiales bacterium, one region includes:
- a CDS encoding energy transducer TonB — MLSAAVHVAAAGGYWLWGGQPVGHDRLPVVEVALLAEAVSPAESGPADIAPEPVKAPVKTPVKPDPVPETAAGTAPPASTDMPPVERRMPEPAPRESIAERSPASSTEAQPAASASTSPRPAAAPGLIASIEQAYKTALQAEIARHRSYPLMARRLRQEGTVAVGFVVQADGRLTAIELLESSGHQLLDEAALAAVREVARFRPIPEELGRQDWSLSVPLNFRLL; from the coding sequence ATGCTTTCCGCCGCCGTCCATGTCGCGGCCGCGGGCGGCTACTGGCTGTGGGGTGGTCAGCCGGTCGGGCATGACCGCCTGCCGGTGGTGGAGGTGGCCCTGCTGGCGGAGGCCGTCAGCCCCGCAGAGTCGGGGCCTGCCGATATCGCCCCTGAGCCGGTGAAGGCGCCGGTGAAGACACCGGTGAAGCCGGATCCCGTTCCCGAGACGGCGGCCGGAACCGCGCCGCCCGCCAGCACCGACATGCCACCCGTCGAGCGTAGAATGCCCGAACCGGCACCGCGTGAGTCCATTGCCGAGCGCTCGCCTGCGTCGTCCACCGAGGCGCAACCGGCGGCATCGGCATCGACGTCACCGCGGCCTGCCGCCGCCCCGGGACTGATCGCCTCCATCGAACAGGCCTACAAGACCGCCCTGCAGGCGGAGATCGCCCGCCATCGCAGCTATCCGCTGATGGCCCGGCGCCTGCGCCAGGAGGGGACGGTGGCGGTGGGTTTCGTGGTACAGGCCGACGGGCGCCTGACCGCCATCGAGCTGCTGGAAAGCTCCGGTCATCAACTGCTGGACGAGGCCGCCCTGGCGGCCGTGCGCGAGGTCGCGCGGTTCCGTCCGATCCCCGAGGAACTGGGCCGCCAGGACTGGTCCCTCTCCGTGCCCCTCAATTTTCGGCTGCTCTAG
- a CDS encoding cytochrome b/b6 domain-containing protein — translation MTETTIIDREPRTVPVWDIAVRVFHWALVTFFFTAYFTGDELEAVHEFAGYAVLGLVGFRLVWGLIGTRHARFTSFWFRPREVQAYLRSLLTLRPRHYLGHNPAGAWMIFALLVSLVLTATTGILTEEVGHAWEDVHEFFANLTLFLVFGHVAGVLVSSLLHRENLVRAMFTGRKPVSPE, via the coding sequence ATGACAGAGACCACCATTATCGATCGCGAACCGCGTACCGTGCCCGTCTGGGACATCGCAGTCCGTGTCTTTCACTGGGCGCTGGTGACGTTCTTCTTCACCGCCTATTTCACGGGTGACGAGCTCGAGGCCGTGCACGAGTTCGCGGGTTACGCGGTGCTCGGTCTGGTCGGCTTTCGCCTGGTGTGGGGGCTGATCGGTACGCGCCATGCCCGGTTTACGAGTTTCTGGTTCCGCCCGCGGGAGGTGCAGGCCTACCTGCGGTCGCTGCTCACACTGCGACCGCGGCATTACCTCGGCCACAATCCGGCGGGTGCCTGGATGATTTTTGCCCTGCTGGTCTCGCTGGTGTTGACCGCGACCACCGGCATCCTCACCGAGGAGGTGGGGCACGCCTGGGAGGATGTGCACGAGTTTTTCGCCAATCTCACCCTGTTCCTGGTGTTCGGACACGTGGCCGGTGTGCTCGTCTCCAGTCTGCTGCATCGCGAGAACCTGGTGCGGGCCATGTTCACCGGGCGCAAGCCTGTCTCGCCCGAGTAA
- the groL gene encoding chaperonin GroEL (60 kDa chaperone family; promotes refolding of misfolded polypeptides especially under stressful conditions; forms two stacked rings of heptamers to form a barrel-shaped 14mer; ends can be capped by GroES; misfolded proteins enter the barrel where they are refolded when GroES binds), with protein sequence MSAKEVQFGNDARQRMVKGVNILANAVKVTLGPKGRNVVLEKAFGAPTVTKDGVSVAKEIELEDKFENMGAQMVKEVSSQTSDVAGDGTTTATVLAQAIVREGMKAVTAGMNPMDLKRGIDKAVHAAVAELKTLSKPCTDTKSIAQVGTISANSDESIGKIIAEAMEKVGKEGVITVEEGSGLDNELDVVEGMQFDRGYLSPYFVTNQQSMSAELDDPFILVHDKKISNIRDLLPVLEGVAKAGKPLLIIAEDIEGEALATLVVNNIRGIVKVAAVKAPGFGDRRKAMLQDIAVLTGGTVISEEVGLSLEKATLDDLGRAKKIQVTKETTTIIDGAGQASDIEARVNQIRALIEEATSDYDREKLQERVAKLAGGVAVIKVGAATEMEMKEKKARVEDALHATRAAVEEGVVPGGGVALVRVLQAIKDLKGDNHDQNTGIDIARRAMEEPLRQIVSNAGEEASVVVNNVEAGEGTYGYNAATGEYGDMIEMGILDPAKVTRTALQNAASVSGLIITTEAMVAELPKKDAPAPAGGMGDMGGMGMM encoded by the coding sequence CATGGTGAAGGGCGTCAACATCCTGGCCAACGCCGTCAAGGTCACCCTGGGTCCGAAGGGCCGCAACGTGGTGCTGGAAAAGGCCTTCGGCGCCCCGACCGTCACCAAGGACGGCGTCTCCGTGGCCAAGGAAATCGAGCTGGAAGACAAGTTCGAGAACATGGGCGCGCAGATGGTGAAGGAAGTCTCCTCGCAGACCTCCGACGTGGCCGGCGACGGCACCACCACCGCGACCGTGCTGGCCCAGGCCATCGTGCGTGAAGGCATGAAGGCCGTCACCGCCGGCATGAACCCGATGGACCTCAAGCGCGGCATCGACAAGGCCGTGCACGCCGCCGTGGCCGAGCTGAAGACGTTGTCCAAGCCCTGCACCGACACCAAGTCCATCGCCCAGGTGGGCACCATCTCCGCCAACTCCGACGAGTCCATCGGCAAGATCATCGCCGAGGCCATGGAGAAGGTCGGCAAGGAAGGTGTCATCACCGTCGAGGAAGGCTCCGGCCTGGACAACGAGCTGGATGTGGTCGAAGGCATGCAGTTCGATCGCGGTTACCTGTCGCCCTACTTCGTCACCAACCAGCAGAGCATGTCGGCGGAACTGGATGACCCCTTCATCCTGGTCCACGACAAGAAGATCTCCAACATCCGCGACCTGCTGCCCGTGCTGGAAGGCGTGGCCAAGGCCGGCAAGCCGCTGCTGATCATCGCCGAGGACATCGAGGGCGAGGCCCTGGCCACCCTGGTGGTGAACAACATCCGCGGCATCGTCAAGGTCGCCGCCGTCAAGGCCCCGGGCTTCGGTGATCGCCGCAAGGCCATGCTGCAGGACATCGCCGTCCTCACCGGCGGTACCGTGATCTCCGAGGAAGTCGGCCTGTCGCTGGAGAAGGCCACCCTGGACGATCTGGGTCGCGCCAAGAAGATCCAGGTGACCAAGGAAACCACCACCATCATCGATGGTGCCGGCCAGGCCTCCGACATCGAGGCGCGCGTCAACCAGATCCGTGCCCTGATCGAGGAAGCCACCTCCGACTACGACCGCGAAAAGCTGCAGGAACGCGTGGCCAAGCTGGCCGGCGGTGTGGCCGTGATCAAGGTCGGTGCCGCCACCGAGATGGAAATGAAGGAAAAGAAGGCCCGCGTCGAAGACGCCCTGCACGCCACCCGTGCGGCCGTCGAGGAAGGCGTGGTGCCGGGCGGTGGCGTCGCGCTGGTGCGCGTGCTGCAGGCCATCAAGGACCTCAAGGGTGACAACCACGACCAGAACACCGGTATCGACATCGCGCGTCGCGCCATGGAAGAGCCGCTGCGCCAGATCGTCTCCAACGCCGGCGAAGAGGCCTCCGTGGTCGTCAACAACGTCGAGGCGGGCGAAGGCACCTACGGCTACAACGCCGCCACCGGCGAATACGGCGACATGATCGAGATGGGTATCCTCGATCCGGCCAAGGTCACCCGCACCGCGCTGCAGAACGCCGCGTCCGTGTCGGGCCTGATCATCACCACCGAGGCGATGGTCGCCGAGCTGCCGAAGAAGGACGCCCCGGCCCCGGCCGGCGGCATGGGCGACATGGGCGGCATGGGCATGATGTAA
- a CDS encoding methyl-accepting chemotaxis protein, producing the protein MKRLMPNMQIRHKIWAGYGLLVVILAVVSLSAWFGLSSTQRAMAEIVSVKQPAMMQSLELARDLERAVAGMGFYLLSGEEEHRENFTFALTRVQELSAELAANPYVASQAELSAQVASIAANVERLGGFSEEIIRLSQDPAANMPAMAFAGQSVNPLSQQMLQQLGQMLLTEAEEPATPERKRLLTDINDLRYAWANVMNGVRAYLAFRGESSLNEVALYLEQTGAVIERIQESSALLTFDQEDSLSQFIELREQFIASYEELKAIHGGEQGRMDAYLIRTEIGPLVAEIEYDLAMLGSSLQEEIKTVTGSLNTQLAATESTTLVLMLVGVGIGILAAWGMSRMIGGPLRQLSAAMTDIAEGEGDLTHRLQVTSSDEIGQLAQAFNTFAGKVHDVVSQVKGSVAQLAAAAEQMSVITSQTSEGVARQQLETDQVATAMHQMNATAQEVARNAGNTASATEEADRETRSGQAVVNRTVAAMNALAGEVERAAGVIMKVEKDSESIGTVMQVIRDIAEQTNLLALNAAIEAARAGEQGRGFAVVADEVRTLASRTQASTEEIDQVIKTLQGATREAVQVMEASRDKARTGVEQASEAGKSLTSISGAVDNITEMGTQIASAAEEQSAVVEEISRNVTSISEVASQTAEGTRQLAAASNELASLSADLQALVGRFKVAD; encoded by the coding sequence ATGAAGCGTTTGATGCCGAACATGCAGATCCGCCACAAGATCTGGGCCGGATATGGCCTGCTGGTGGTCATACTGGCCGTGGTCTCGTTGAGTGCCTGGTTCGGGCTTAGCAGCACGCAACGGGCGATGGCCGAGATCGTCAGCGTCAAGCAGCCGGCGATGATGCAGTCCCTGGAGCTTGCCCGGGACCTGGAGCGGGCAGTGGCGGGTATGGGCTTCTACCTGTTGAGCGGCGAAGAAGAGCATCGCGAAAACTTTACATTCGCGCTGACACGCGTGCAGGAGCTCTCGGCAGAACTTGCCGCCAACCCGTATGTTGCCAGCCAGGCCGAGCTTTCCGCACAGGTGGCCAGTATCGCGGCGAATGTCGAACGCCTGGGGGGCTTCAGTGAGGAGATCATCCGCCTGTCGCAGGATCCGGCAGCCAATATGCCGGCCATGGCCTTTGCCGGCCAATCCGTCAACCCGCTGAGCCAGCAGATGCTGCAGCAGCTCGGGCAGATGCTGCTCACCGAGGCGGAGGAACCCGCCACCCCCGAGCGCAAGCGCCTGCTCACCGACATCAACGACCTGCGCTACGCCTGGGCCAACGTGATGAATGGCGTGCGCGCCTATCTCGCCTTTCGCGGTGAAAGTTCGTTGAATGAGGTGGCACTCTATCTCGAACAGACCGGCGCAGTGATCGAACGGATCCAGGAATCCTCCGCGTTGCTGACCTTCGACCAGGAGGATTCGCTGTCCCAGTTCATCGAACTGCGCGAGCAGTTCATCGCCAGCTACGAGGAGCTGAAGGCCATTCATGGCGGTGAGCAGGGCCGCATGGACGCCTACCTGATCCGCACCGAGATCGGGCCGCTGGTGGCCGAGATCGAGTACGACCTGGCAATGCTGGGTTCCTCGCTGCAGGAGGAGATCAAGACGGTGACCGGCAGCCTCAACACGCAGCTGGCGGCCACCGAGTCGACGACGCTGGTGCTGATGCTGGTCGGTGTGGGCATCGGCATTCTCGCCGCCTGGGGCATGTCGCGCATGATCGGCGGGCCGCTGCGCCAGCTATCGGCGGCGATGACGGACATTGCCGAGGGCGAGGGCGACCTGACCCACCGTCTGCAGGTGACCAGCAGCGACGAGATCGGTCAGCTGGCGCAGGCCTTCAATACCTTCGCCGGCAAGGTGCATGACGTGGTGAGCCAGGTGAAGGGCTCCGTGGCCCAGCTGGCGGCGGCGGCCGAGCAGATGTCCGTGATCACCTCGCAGACCAGCGAGGGCGTGGCCCGCCAGCAGCTGGAGACCGACCAGGTCGCCACGGCCATGCACCAGATGAATGCCACGGCCCAGGAGGTGGCGCGCAACGCGGGCAACACCGCCAGCGCGACCGAAGAGGCGGACCGCGAGACCCGTTCCGGACAGGCGGTGGTGAACCGCACGGTGGCGGCGATGAATGCCCTGGCCGGCGAGGTGGAGCGCGCTGCCGGCGTGATCATGAAGGTGGAGAAGGACTCCGAGAGCATCGGCACGGTCATGCAGGTGATCCGCGACATTGCCGAGCAGACCAACCTGCTGGCGCTCAATGCCGCCATCGAGGCGGCGCGCGCGGGCGAACAGGGCCGGGGCTTTGCGGTGGTGGCCGACGAGGTGCGCACCCTGGCCAGCCGAACGCAGGCCTCCACGGAGGAGATCGACCAGGTGATCAAGACCCTGCAGGGCGCCACGCGCGAGGCCGTGCAGGTGATGGAGGCGAGCCGCGACAAGGCGCGGACGGGGGTGGAGCAGGCCTCCGAGGCGGGCAAGTCACTGACCTCCATCTCAGGTGCGGTGGACAACATCACCGAGATGGGTACCCAGATAGCCAGTGCCGCCGAGGAGCAGAGCGCCGTGGTCGAGGAGATCAGCCGCAACGTGACGAGTATCAGCGAGGTGGCGAGCCAGACCGCCGAGGGCACGCGTCAGCTGGCGGCGGCGAGCAACGAGCTGGCCAGCCTGTCGGCCGACCTGCAGGCCCTGGTGGGGCGCTTCAAGGTCGCCGACTGA
- a CDS encoding TonB-dependent receptor, which yields MKQSSQMPASLAMAIAFSLSGMSAQAADALAPIAVEAEADTAAEPIVQGRDALTPSSATVAELLKSVPGADVNRNGSLSGIAQYRGLFGDRIDVSVNGQPSVSACTNAMDAPLSYAPAPLFERLTVYRGVAPVSVAQEGIGGVMVAETWRPAFEAGTQRRVTAGATSVNEGHALGANAAVASDTQQLWVAASREQANDTDYAHGTIGATEYERNSYELGYRLRAGGGIWSLEFARDDGGPAGTPALAMDTYRNEADRYQLSYAGTLGAHGVNVTAWRSDGEHDMDNYHLRPSATTLRRSLTSADDRGVKVDVSRAAGGGLLTVGAEAQKTVHEGDIYDAATDTLLTVAYNDVERAPMGAYIEWEGRRGNWQLVAGARYTRVAMDAGEVDSSMAMMNPAVAAYRDAFNAADRSVTDDNLNWALNLRRPLTAGTELVVGLSRKVRSASYQERYLWLPMESTGGLADGNVYVGDIGLDPEVGHEIDLGVDWQAGAHYFTPRVFYRDVKDYIQGVPNGDTFMGNPVFQFTNVDAELYGVDAGFGLGLTQALRVDGAMSYTRGKRTDVDDDLYRIAPPHLNAELSYVSGRSVFGVEGVFYAEQDDVSATNLEQTTANYAVYNLSWRYAATRNADLTLGVDNVFDNGYQDHLAGYNRVVDSDVPVGERLPGAGRNFHAGLTMSF from the coding sequence ATGAAACAGTCCAGCCAGATGCCGGCGTCGCTTGCCATGGCGATCGCCTTCAGTCTTTCCGGGATGTCTGCCCAGGCCGCCGATGCGCTCGCCCCGATTGCGGTCGAGGCCGAGGCAGACACCGCAGCCGAGCCCATCGTGCAGGGCAGGGACGCCCTCACGCCCTCTTCTGCGACAGTCGCCGAGCTGCTGAAGTCGGTGCCGGGTGCCGATGTGAACCGCAACGGCAGCCTGTCGGGTATCGCCCAGTACCGCGGCCTGTTCGGTGACCGCATCGACGTCAGCGTGAACGGCCAGCCCTCCGTGTCGGCCTGCACCAACGCCATGGATGCGCCGCTGTCCTATGCCCCCGCCCCGCTGTTCGAGCGCCTCACCGTGTATCGCGGCGTGGCCCCGGTGAGCGTGGCACAGGAGGGCATAGGCGGGGTGATGGTGGCCGAGACCTGGCGGCCCGCGTTCGAGGCCGGTACCCAGCGTCGTGTGACCGCGGGGGCGACCAGCGTGAACGAGGGCCATGCCCTGGGCGCGAATGCGGCCGTCGCCAGCGACACCCAGCAGCTGTGGGTCGCCGCCAGCCGCGAGCAGGCGAACGACACCGACTATGCGCATGGCACCATCGGCGCGACCGAGTACGAACGCAACAGCTACGAGCTGGGCTACCGCCTGCGGGCCGGCGGCGGGATCTGGAGTCTGGAATTCGCGCGGGACGATGGTGGCCCGGCCGGTACCCCGGCCCTGGCCATGGACACCTACCGCAACGAGGCCGACCGCTACCAGCTGTCCTACGCCGGTACCCTGGGCGCGCATGGCGTGAACGTGACGGCATGGCGCAGCGACGGCGAGCACGATATGGACAACTACCACCTGCGCCCCAGCGCCACCACCCTGCGCCGCTCGCTGACCAGTGCGGACGACCGGGGGGTGAAGGTCGATGTCAGCCGCGCCGCCGGCGGCGGCCTGCTCACCGTGGGGGCCGAGGCACAGAAGACCGTGCACGAGGGCGACATCTATGACGCCGCCACCGACACCCTGCTCACCGTGGCCTACAACGACGTCGAGCGTGCCCCGATGGGCGCCTATATCGAGTGGGAGGGACGGCGCGGGAACTGGCAGCTGGTGGCCGGTGCGCGCTACACGCGGGTGGCGATGGACGCGGGCGAGGTGGACTCCAGCATGGCGATGATGAACCCCGCCGTGGCGGCCTATCGCGACGCCTTCAACGCCGCCGACCGCTCGGTAACCGATGACAACCTCAACTGGGCCCTGAACCTCCGCCGTCCGCTGACCGCCGGCACCGAGCTGGTCGTCGGGCTGTCGCGCAAGGTGCGTTCGGCCTCGTACCAGGAGCGCTACCTGTGGCTGCCGATGGAGTCCACGGGCGGGCTGGCCGACGGCAATGTCTATGTCGGGGATATCGGCCTGGATCCCGAGGTGGGTCACGAGATCGATCTGGGCGTCGACTGGCAGGCCGGTGCGCATTACTTCACCCCGCGCGTGTTCTATCGCGACGTGAAGGACTACATCCAGGGCGTGCCCAATGGCGATACCTTCATGGGTAACCCGGTGTTCCAGTTTACCAACGTGGATGCCGAGCTCTACGGTGTCGATGCCGGCTTCGGCCTGGGCCTCACGCAGGCCCTGCGCGTGGATGGCGCCATGAGCTACACCCGTGGCAAGCGCACCGATGTGGACGACGACCTCTACCGCATCGCACCCCCGCACCTGAATGCGGAACTCAGCTATGTGAGCGGGCGTTCGGTCTTCGGTGTGGAGGGGGTGTTCTATGCCGAGCAGGACGATGTGTCGGCGACCAACCTCGAGCAGACCACCGCGAACTATGCCGTCTACAACCTGAGCTGGCGCTATGCGGCCACGCGCAACGCCGATCTCACGCTGGGCGTGGACAACGTCTTCGACAATGGCTACCAGGATCATCTTGCCGGCTACAACCGTGTGGTCGACAGCGATGTACCGGTGGGTGAACGCCTGCCGGGTGCCGGCCGCAACTTCCATGCCGGTCTTACCATGAGTTTTTGA